One window of the Piliocolobus tephrosceles isolate RC106 chromosome 17, ASM277652v3, whole genome shotgun sequence genome contains the following:
- the SIAH1 gene encoding E3 ubiquitin-protein ligase SIAH1 isoform X2 — translation MTGKATPPSLYSWRGVLFTCLPASRTRKRKEMSRQTATALPTGTSKCPPSQRVPALTGTTASNNDLASLFECPVCFDYVLPPILQCQSGHLVCSNCRPKLTCCPTCRGPLGSIRNLAMEKVANSVLFPCKYASSGCEITLPHTEKADHEELCEFRPYSCPCPGASCKWQGSLDAVMPHLMHQHKSITTLQGEDIVFLATDINLPGAVDWVMMQSCFGFHFMLVLEKQEKYDGHQQFFAIVQLIGTRKQAENFAYRLELNGHRRRLTWEATPRSIHEGIATAIMNSDCLVFDTSIAQLFAENGNLGINVTISMC, via the exons ATGACGGGAAAGGCTACTCCACCTTCTCTGTACTCCTGGAGGGGAGTCTTGTTCACATGTTTACCAGCGTCCAggacaaggaagagaaaag aaatgagCCGTCAGACTGCTACAGCATTACCTACCGGTACCTCGAAGTGTCCACCATCCCAGAGGGTACCTGCCCTGACTGGCACAACTGCATCCAACAATGACTTGGCGAGTCTTTTTGAGTGTCCAGTCTGCTTTGACTATGTGTTACCACCCATTCTTCAATGTCAGAGTGGCCATCTTGTTTGTAGCAACTGTCGCCCAAAGCTCACATGTTGTCCAACTTGCCGGGGCCCTTTGGGATCCATTCGCAACTTGGCTATGGAGAAAGTGGCTAATTCAGTACTTTTCCCCTGTAAATATGCCTCTTCTGGATGTGAAATAACTCTGccacacacagaaaaagcagACCACGAAGAGCTCTGTGAGTTTAGGCCTTATTCCTGTCCGTGCCCTGGTGCTTCCTGTAAATGGCAAGGCTCTCTGGATGCTGTAATGCCCCATCTGATGCATCAGCATAAGTCCATTACAACCCTACAGGGAGAGGATATAGTTTTCCTTGCTACAGACATTAATCTTCCTGGTGCTGTTGACTGGGTGATGATGCAGTCCTGTTTTGGCTTTCACTTCATGTTAGTcttggagaaacaggaaaaatacgATGGTCACCAGCAGTTCTTTGCAATCGTACAGCTGATAGGAACACGCAAGCAAGCTGAAAATTTTGCTTACCGACTTGAGCTAAATGGTCACAGGCGACGATTGACTTGGGAAGCGACTCCTCGATCTATTCATGAAGGAATTGCAACAGCCATTATGAATAGTGACTGCCTAGTCTTTGACACCAGCATTGCACAGCTTTTTGCAGAAAATGGCAATTTAGGCATCAATGTAACTATTTCCATGTGTTGA
- the SIAH1 gene encoding E3 ubiquitin-protein ligase SIAH1 isoform X1 codes for MSRQTATALPTGTSKCPPSQRVPALTGTTASNNDLASLFECPVCFDYVLPPILQCQSGHLVCSNCRPKLTCCPTCRGPLGSIRNLAMEKVANSVLFPCKYASSGCEITLPHTEKADHEELCEFRPYSCPCPGASCKWQGSLDAVMPHLMHQHKSITTLQGEDIVFLATDINLPGAVDWVMMQSCFGFHFMLVLEKQEKYDGHQQFFAIVQLIGTRKQAENFAYRLELNGHRRRLTWEATPRSIHEGIATAIMNSDCLVFDTSIAQLFAENGNLGINVTISMC; via the coding sequence atgagCCGTCAGACTGCTACAGCATTACCTACCGGTACCTCGAAGTGTCCACCATCCCAGAGGGTACCTGCCCTGACTGGCACAACTGCATCCAACAATGACTTGGCGAGTCTTTTTGAGTGTCCAGTCTGCTTTGACTATGTGTTACCACCCATTCTTCAATGTCAGAGTGGCCATCTTGTTTGTAGCAACTGTCGCCCAAAGCTCACATGTTGTCCAACTTGCCGGGGCCCTTTGGGATCCATTCGCAACTTGGCTATGGAGAAAGTGGCTAATTCAGTACTTTTCCCCTGTAAATATGCCTCTTCTGGATGTGAAATAACTCTGccacacacagaaaaagcagACCACGAAGAGCTCTGTGAGTTTAGGCCTTATTCCTGTCCGTGCCCTGGTGCTTCCTGTAAATGGCAAGGCTCTCTGGATGCTGTAATGCCCCATCTGATGCATCAGCATAAGTCCATTACAACCCTACAGGGAGAGGATATAGTTTTCCTTGCTACAGACATTAATCTTCCTGGTGCTGTTGACTGGGTGATGATGCAGTCCTGTTTTGGCTTTCACTTCATGTTAGTcttggagaaacaggaaaaatacgATGGTCACCAGCAGTTCTTTGCAATCGTACAGCTGATAGGAACACGCAAGCAAGCTGAAAATTTTGCTTACCGACTTGAGCTAAATGGTCACAGGCGACGATTGACTTGGGAAGCGACTCCTCGATCTATTCATGAAGGAATTGCAACAGCCATTATGAATAGTGACTGCCTAGTCTTTGACACCAGCATTGCACAGCTTTTTGCAGAAAATGGCAATTTAGGCATCAATGTAACTATTTCCATGTGTTGA